In one Pseudomonas hydrolytica genomic region, the following are encoded:
- a CDS encoding CinA family protein — MDSVEQIVNFLNKYKLRLSTAESCTAGLIASLVADIPGSGQVLDCGFIVYSPEAKQQCLGVSAETIERFGLTSEEVAQEMALGALTRSGADIALANTGLAEADDEMDGVQCIACAIRLDQHQGIVSETVQFSGDRNEVRRAAASYALLQLPYYYERLRAV, encoded by the coding sequence ATGGACAGCGTCGAGCAGATCGTCAACTTTCTGAACAAGTACAAACTGCGCCTGAGTACGGCGGAATCCTGCACGGCAGGACTGATCGCCTCGCTGGTGGCCGATATTCCCGGCAGCGGCCAGGTGCTCGACTGCGGTTTCATCGTCTATTCACCCGAGGCCAAGCAGCAGTGCCTGGGCGTCAGCGCCGAGACCATCGAGCGCTTCGGCCTCACCAGTGAGGAGGTCGCGCAGGAAATGGCCCTTGGCGCGCTGACCCGCAGCGGCGCGGATATCGCCCTGGCCAACACCGGGCTGGCCGAGGCCGACGACGAGATGGACGGCGTGCAGTGCATCGCCTGCGCGATCCGCCTCGATCAGCACCAGGGCATCGTCAGCGAGACGGTGCAGTTCAGCGGCGATCGCAACGAGGTACGCCGCGCCGCCGCCAGCTACGCGCTGCTGCAGCTGCCCTATTACTACGAGCGCCTGCGCGCGGTCTGA
- a CDS encoding malto-oligosyltrehalose synthase, giving the protein MSDLRATLRLQLHKGFTLHDATALVPYMAQLGISHLYASPVLTARPGSMHGYDVIDPSQVNPELGGEAALVQLADALHARGMGLILDIVPNHMAVGGEGNPWWLDVLEWGRASPYAAFFDIQWQSHDPLLSGQLLVPFLRSDYGEALREGTLQLAFDARRGRFHAQHFEHRLPLTPASYDEILRGAEDPALRELGRRFARLGDGPQARGQAESLCAELSRHAEQAQQLLAPFQQGDEAGQQRLHRLLERQHYRVASWRTAADDINWRRFFDINELGALRVERADVFEQTHAKVFELVERGLVDGLRIDHIDGLANPRAYCSRLRRRIARLRGGATLPLFVEKILGHGEQLPASWPVAGTTGYEFMNQVSLLQHDPHGEPVLGALWGEMSGRPTAFDEEVQQARRLVLDSSLAGDLEEVAQRLLQVARHDIATRDLTLGAIRRALRELIVHFPVYRTYAQACGRSPQDRQFFQQALEGAKQTLAEADWPLLQHLDDWLGGACLRAQPPGRARRLRALALTRFQQLTSPVAAKAVEDTALYRAGVLLSRYDVGFDAEHFSASVEQFHQACRARAAQHPYNLLATATHDHKRGEDCRARLAVLSERAAWYAELVRNWRQLAQPLHSDSLPQAPDGGEQAILYQALIGSWPLGLQAGDDAGLQQYLQRLLDWQRKALREAKLNTAWSAPNDDYETACADFLRRLLAEPAGLALRSELAATVDAIAPAGALNGLVQCLLRLTAPGVPDLYQGCEFWDFSLVDPDNRRPVDYQARQAALEAGDTPADKLASWQDGRIKQWLIQRVLALRAAEPALFAQGQYRPLAVEGEHAAQVVAFLRSHGDQHLLVVAPRLSAGLLADHPVPHVPPQRWGDTRVVLPEELAIGQASGLLAPCSAASPQGLRLSAVLAEFPVNLIRLTS; this is encoded by the coding sequence ATGAGTGATCTGCGCGCGACCTTGCGCCTGCAACTGCACAAAGGCTTCACCCTGCACGACGCCACGGCCCTGGTGCCCTACATGGCGCAGCTGGGCATCAGCCACCTGTACGCCTCGCCGGTGCTCACCGCCCGTCCCGGCTCGATGCACGGCTACGACGTGATCGATCCGAGCCAGGTCAACCCCGAGCTCGGCGGCGAAGCCGCGCTGGTGCAGCTGGCCGATGCCCTGCATGCGCGCGGCATGGGACTGATACTGGATATCGTGCCCAACCACATGGCGGTCGGCGGCGAAGGCAACCCCTGGTGGCTGGACGTGCTCGAATGGGGCCGCGCCAGTCCCTACGCCGCCTTCTTCGATATCCAGTGGCAATCCCATGATCCGCTGCTCAGCGGCCAGCTGCTGGTGCCCTTCCTGCGCAGCGATTACGGCGAAGCCCTGCGCGAGGGCACCCTGCAGCTGGCCTTCGATGCGCGCCGCGGGCGGTTCCACGCCCAGCATTTCGAGCATCGCCTGCCGCTGACCCCGGCGAGCTACGACGAGATTCTGCGCGGCGCGGAAGACCCTGCGCTGCGTGAGCTGGGCCGGCGCTTCGCGCGTCTCGGCGATGGCCCGCAAGCGCGCGGCCAGGCCGAGAGCCTGTGCGCCGAACTGAGCCGCCATGCCGAGCAGGCGCAGCAGCTGCTCGCACCCTTCCAGCAGGGCGACGAGGCCGGCCAGCAGCGCCTGCACCGGCTGCTCGAACGCCAGCATTACCGCGTCGCCAGCTGGCGCACCGCCGCCGACGACATCAACTGGCGGCGCTTCTTCGACATCAACGAGCTGGGCGCCCTGCGCGTGGAGCGCGCCGATGTGTTCGAGCAGACCCATGCCAAGGTTTTCGAGCTGGTCGAGCGCGGCCTGGTCGATGGGCTGCGCATCGATCACATCGACGGCCTGGCCAACCCGCGCGCCTATTGCAGCCGCCTGCGCCGCCGCATCGCCCGGCTGCGTGGCGGTGCGACGCTGCCGCTGTTCGTGGAGAAGATCCTCGGCCACGGTGAGCAGCTGCCGGCGAGCTGGCCGGTGGCCGGCACCACCGGTTACGAGTTCATGAACCAGGTTTCCCTGCTGCAGCACGATCCCCATGGCGAGCCGGTGCTTGGCGCCCTGTGGGGCGAAATGAGCGGCCGCCCCACCGCCTTCGACGAAGAGGTACAGCAGGCGCGGCGCCTGGTACTCGACAGCTCGCTGGCCGGTGATCTGGAGGAAGTCGCCCAGCGCCTGCTGCAGGTCGCCCGGCATGACATCGCCACCCGCGACCTGACCCTGGGCGCGATTCGTCGGGCCTTGCGCGAGCTGATCGTGCACTTTCCGGTGTATCGCACCTATGCCCAGGCCTGCGGGCGCTCGCCGCAGGATCGGCAGTTCTTCCAGCAGGCTCTGGAGGGTGCGAAACAGACCCTGGCCGAGGCGGACTGGCCGCTGTTGCAGCATCTCGACGACTGGCTCGGCGGCGCCTGCCTGCGCGCGCAACCGCCCGGTCGCGCCCGGCGCCTGCGGGCCCTGGCCCTCACCCGCTTCCAGCAGCTGACCTCGCCGGTGGCAGCCAAGGCCGTGGAGGACACCGCGCTGTACCGCGCCGGCGTGCTGCTGTCGCGCTACGACGTGGGCTTCGATGCCGAGCATTTCAGCGCCAGTGTCGAGCAGTTCCACCAGGCCTGCCGCGCACGGGCCGCCCAGCACCCGTACAACCTGCTGGCCACCGCCACGCACGACCACAAGCGCGGCGAGGACTGCCGCGCGCGCCTGGCAGTGCTCAGCGAGCGAGCGGCCTGGTATGCCGAGCTGGTGCGCAACTGGCGGCAACTGGCGCAACCGCTGCACTCCGACAGCCTGCCGCAGGCGCCGGATGGCGGCGAGCAGGCCATCCTCTACCAGGCCCTGATCGGCAGCTGGCCGCTGGGCCTGCAGGCCGGGGATGACGCCGGCCTGCAGCAGTACCTGCAGCGCTTGCTCGACTGGCAACGCAAGGCCCTGCGCGAGGCCAAGCTCAACACCGCCTGGAGCGCGCCGAACGACGATTACGAAACGGCCTGCGCGGATTTTCTGCGCCGCCTGCTCGCCGAGCCCGCCGGCCTGGCCCTGCGCAGCGAGCTGGCTGCCACCGTCGACGCCATCGCCCCCGCCGGTGCGCTCAACGGCCTGGTGCAATGCCTGCTGCGCCTGACCGCGCCCGGCGTGCCCGATCTCTACCAGGGGTGCGAGTTCTGGGATTTCAGCCTGGTCGACCCGGACAACCGCCGCCCGGTGGATTACCAGGCGCGTCAGGCCGCGCTGGAAGCCGGTGACACGCCTGCCGACAAGCTGGCGAGCTGGCAGGACGGACGCATCAAGCAGTGGCTGATTCAGCGCGTGCTGGCTCTGCGCGCCGCCGAACCGGCGCTGTTCGCCCAGGGCCAATACCGCCCGCTGGCGGTCGAGGGCGAGCACGCCGCCCAAGTAGTGGCGTTTCTGCGCAGCCATGGCGACCAGCATCTGCTGGTGGTCGCCCCGCGCCTGAGCGCCGGTCTGCTCGCCGATCACCCCGTGCCGCACGTGCCGCCGCAGCGCTGGGGCGACACCCGCGTGGTGCTGCCCGAAGAGCTGGCCATCGGTCAGGCGAGTGGCCTGCTCGCTCCTTGCTCCGCTGCATCTCCCCAGGGCCTGCGGCTGTCCGCCGTGCTGGCCGAGTTTCCCGTCAACCTGATTCGTCTTACCTCGTGA
- the glgA gene encoding glycogen synthase GlgA: MGTAAAINPNAKLPADIQPPLHMGSHHPQRKRVLFVTSEFSDLIKCGGLGDVSAALPRALAPQHDIRLLIPGYRQVVESGWPIRIVGHVRGLAALPPCRIGRMDLADGLIVYVLLNPVLYERDGTPYGDAQSQDWPDNHIRFARLGLAAAEIATGDAGIQWRPDLVHANDWPASMAPAYMAWRGATAPALLTIHNLAYQGLCDMACSSELAIPEEACGIDGMEFHGRLSFLKAGISYAHHVTTVSRTYAQEITTPAFGCGLEGMLQAKVAAGQLSGIVNGIDESWNPETDPHLLQGFAPRQWEGKRANAAYVEQWLGLEAEGPLFAVISRLVQQKGIDLTLEVAEHIVAQGGRIGAIGRGEPALEAAMAQLAQRYPGRIGVHIGFNETDARRLYAASDFLLMPSRFEPCGLSQIYAQRFASLPIARRTGGLADTIEDGVSGFLFDEPDAASYRAAIDRALQVYRHRELFDAMRCHAMHAPLYWRQSVRPYDRLYQRLLARSSARREQR, from the coding sequence ATGGGAACCGCTGCAGCTATCAACCCAAACGCCAAGCTTCCGGCGGACATTCAGCCTCCCTTGCACATGGGCAGCCACCACCCGCAGCGCAAGCGGGTGCTCTTCGTCACTTCCGAATTCAGCGACCTGATCAAATGCGGTGGTCTCGGCGACGTGTCCGCCGCACTGCCGCGGGCGCTGGCACCGCAACACGATATCCGCCTGCTGATCCCCGGCTATCGCCAGGTGGTGGAAAGCGGTTGGCCGATCCGCATCGTCGGCCATGTCCGCGGGCTGGCGGCGTTGCCGCCGTGCCGCATCGGACGCATGGATCTGGCCGATGGCCTGATCGTCTATGTGCTGCTCAACCCCGTGCTCTACGAACGCGACGGCACACCCTATGGCGATGCGCAGAGCCAGGACTGGCCCGACAACCACATCCGTTTCGCCCGCCTGGGGCTGGCCGCGGCGGAAATCGCCACCGGCGACGCCGGCATCCAGTGGCGTCCGGACCTGGTGCACGCCAACGACTGGCCCGCTTCCATGGCGCCGGCCTACATGGCCTGGCGTGGCGCCACGGCACCGGCCCTGCTGACCATTCACAACCTGGCCTACCAGGGCCTGTGCGACATGGCCTGCAGCAGCGAGCTGGCGATCCCCGAGGAGGCCTGCGGCATCGACGGCATGGAGTTCCACGGCCGCCTGTCGTTTCTCAAGGCCGGTATCTCGTATGCCCATCACGTCACCACGGTGAGCCGCACCTATGCCCAGGAGATCACCACCCCCGCGTTCGGCTGCGGGCTCGAGGGCATGCTGCAGGCCAAGGTGGCCGCAGGGCAGCTCAGCGGCATCGTCAACGGCATCGACGAAAGCTGGAACCCGGAAACCGACCCGCACCTGCTGCAGGGCTTCGCCCCGCGCCAGTGGGAAGGCAAGCGCGCCAACGCCGCCTATGTCGAGCAATGGCTGGGCCTGGAGGCCGAGGGGCCGCTGTTCGCGGTGATTTCCCGTCTGGTGCAGCAGAAAGGCATCGACCTGACCTTGGAGGTGGCCGAGCACATCGTCGCCCAGGGCGGCCGCATCGGTGCCATCGGTCGCGGCGAACCGGCTCTGGAGGCGGCCATGGCGCAACTGGCGCAGCGCTATCCGGGACGCATCGGCGTGCACATCGGCTTCAACGAGACCGATGCGCGGCGTCTGTACGCGGCCAGCGACTTCCTGCTCATGCCGTCGCGTTTCGAGCCCTGCGGGCTGAGCCAGATCTACGCCCAGCGCTTCGCCTCGCTGCCGATTGCCCGGCGCACCGGCGGGCTGGCCGACACCATCGAGGATGGCGTCAGCGGCTTTCTCTTCGACGAACCGGATGCCGCCAGCTATCGAGCCGCCATCGACCGGGCCCTGCAGGTGTATCGCCACCGCGAGCTTTTCGACGCCATGCGCTGCCACGCCATGCACGCGCCGCTGTACTGGCGGCAATCGGTACGCCCCTACGACCGCCTGTATCAGCGCCTGCTGGCACGAAGCAGCGCCAGGAGGGAGCAGCGCTGA
- a CDS encoding mechanosensitive ion channel family protein — MPTETALNGDWLAFVPWPELRTLLVAVIAAALASLFFGTLLRLLARFSGALPFAHVLLQSTRDPLRWLLPLLAMQLVLNAAPDNMALIGEARRLAALVTIGVFTWLGLRAVGAVQRIVVLYNPVDTADNLQARRIQTQTRVLVRILSVFVVIFGFSTMLMTFPAARQFGTSLLASAGLAGLAVGFAAKPVLGNLIAGLQIALTQPIRLDDVVIVENEWGRIEEITGSYVVVRIWDDRRLVVPLQWFIENPFQNWTRQTSSITGSVFFWVDYATPLEPLRQELTRLCQEARHLWDERVNVLQVVDTSDRAIQLRVLVSSPDSSRNWDLRCYIRENLITFISNRYPDHLPRLRANLHGSEDAAPRNTPTADAQRQPPV; from the coding sequence ATGCCCACGGAAACCGCATTGAACGGTGACTGGCTCGCCTTCGTGCCCTGGCCAGAGTTGAGAACCCTGCTCGTCGCCGTGATCGCGGCTGCTCTGGCCAGCCTGTTCTTCGGCACCCTGTTGCGCCTGCTGGCGCGCTTCAGCGGTGCCCTGCCCTTTGCTCATGTGCTGCTGCAAAGCACGCGTGACCCGCTGCGCTGGTTGTTGCCGCTGCTGGCCATGCAACTGGTACTCAACGCCGCCCCGGACAATATGGCGCTGATCGGCGAGGCCAGACGCCTGGCGGCGCTGGTCACCATCGGCGTATTTACCTGGCTCGGCCTGCGCGCGGTCGGGGCGGTTCAGCGCATCGTCGTGCTGTACAACCCGGTGGACACGGCCGACAACCTGCAGGCGCGGCGCATCCAGACGCAGACCCGCGTGCTGGTGCGCATCCTCAGCGTGTTCGTGGTGATCTTCGGCTTCTCCACCATGCTCATGACCTTCCCCGCGGCGCGCCAGTTCGGCACCAGTCTGCTGGCGTCGGCCGGCCTCGCCGGTCTGGCCGTGGGCTTTGCCGCCAAGCCGGTGCTGGGCAACCTGATCGCCGGTCTGCAGATCGCCCTGACCCAGCCGATCCGCCTGGACGACGTGGTGATCGTCGAAAACGAATGGGGGCGCATCGAAGAGATCACCGGCAGCTACGTGGTGGTGCGCATCTGGGACGATCGCCGGCTGGTGGTGCCCCTGCAGTGGTTCATCGAGAACCCCTTTCAGAACTGGACGCGGCAGACCAGCTCGATCACCGGTTCGGTGTTCTTCTGGGTGGATTACGCCACCCCGCTCGAGCCGCTGCGCCAGGAGCTGACGCGCCTGTGTCAGGAGGCGCGACACCTGTGGGACGAGCGCGTCAACGTGCTGCAGGTGGTGGACACCAGCGACCGCGCCATCCAGCTGCGGGTGCTGGTCAGCTCGCCGGACTCCTCGCGCAACTGGGACCTGCGCTGCTACATCCGCGAGAACCTGATCACCTTCATCAGCAACCGCTATCCCGATCACCTGCCACGACTGCGCGCCAACCTGCACGGCAGTGAAGACGCGGCGCCGCGCAACACCCCCACTGCCGATGCGCAGCGCCAGCCGCCGGTATAG
- the malQ gene encoding 4-alpha-glucanotransferase, producing MSDTLLAELAEAAGLYIDWTDAHGRPQAVTPEAQRALLEALGYPAQSPEQIRSSLAMLTQQQHIPSPDALLLQDQGQPLPLALYPADSPYRLIDEQGQVFSGRLDADARLPAQPQPGYYQLEIRDTRHALAVTPAACLSVSQLCGKPRIWGLTAQLYGLRRPGDGGVGDTQAVAELLRHAANQGADALALSPVHALFAADTERFGPYSPSSRLFFNPLHAAPADRLGEERVQRAIQAAGLQEEMQRLEHLELIDWPAVAKTRQRLLWQLYQDFCQAPGDLLADFEAFRAAGGDALQQHCCFEAIHAQRLREGASGDWRSWPQELRSPLQGAVTRFAAEQADTLRFHAFAQWLIAHGLECAQATASGAGMGIGLIADLAVGADCAGSQAWSRQDELLPSVTVGAPPDIINRQGQNWGVAAFSPQGLQRHGFRAYIEMLQANLAHAGGIRIDHVMGLQRLWVIPQGGEAQHGAYLRYPLDDLLRLLALESHRHRALVIGEDLGTVPDGLREKLAARNILGTRVLLFEQQDGRFIPPAQWSRNALATTTTHDLPTIKGWFAGHDIEWRVRAGHADEQSLEQDHAERAGERVALLQALEQRGPLGGTDDDACLQACIDYIGSTPSALALLPLEDACALEQQPNLPGPGDLHPNWRRCYPLAANELLEQPATRRRLACLDTARREAGDE from the coding sequence ATGAGCGATACGCTATTGGCCGAACTGGCCGAGGCGGCCGGTCTGTACATCGACTGGACGGATGCCCACGGCCGGCCGCAAGCCGTTACTCCGGAGGCGCAGCGCGCCCTGCTGGAAGCGCTGGGCTACCCGGCGCAGAGCCCCGAACAGATACGTTCGAGCCTGGCGATGCTGACGCAGCAGCAACACATACCCTCGCCCGATGCCCTGTTGCTACAGGATCAGGGTCAGCCCCTGCCCCTGGCGCTCTACCCGGCCGACAGCCCCTACCGGCTGATCGACGAACAGGGCCAGGTCTTCAGCGGCCGCCTCGACGCCGACGCCCGCCTGCCGGCCCAGCCGCAGCCCGGCTATTACCAGCTGGAGATCCGCGATACCCGTCACGCGCTGGCGGTCACCCCGGCGGCGTGCCTGTCGGTGTCGCAGCTGTGCGGCAAACCGCGCATCTGGGGGCTCACCGCACAGCTTTACGGGCTGCGCCGCCCAGGCGATGGCGGCGTCGGCGACACCCAGGCAGTGGCCGAGCTGCTGCGACATGCCGCCAACCAGGGCGCCGATGCCTTGGCACTGAGCCCGGTGCACGCGCTGTTCGCTGCCGACACCGAGCGTTTCGGCCCCTACTCGCCGTCCAGTCGTCTGTTCTTCAACCCCCTGCATGCGGCGCCTGCCGACCGCCTGGGCGAAGAACGGGTGCAGCGCGCCATTCAGGCGGCCGGTCTGCAGGAGGAAATGCAGCGTCTGGAACACTTGGAGCTAATCGACTGGCCCGCCGTGGCCAAGACGCGGCAGCGCCTGCTGTGGCAGCTGTATCAGGACTTTTGCCAGGCGCCTGGCGATCTGCTCGCCGATTTCGAGGCCTTCCGCGCGGCAGGCGGCGACGCCCTGCAGCAGCATTGCTGTTTCGAGGCCATTCATGCGCAGCGCCTGCGCGAAGGGGCCAGCGGCGACTGGCGCAGCTGGCCGCAGGAACTGCGCAGCCCGCTCCAGGGCGCCGTCACCCGCTTCGCCGCGGAACAGGCCGATACGCTGAGGTTTCACGCCTTCGCCCAGTGGCTGATCGCCCATGGCCTGGAATGCGCCCAGGCCACGGCCAGCGGTGCGGGCATGGGCATCGGCCTGATCGCCGATCTGGCCGTGGGCGCCGATTGCGCGGGCAGCCAGGCCTGGTCACGCCAGGACGAACTGCTGCCTTCGGTCACCGTCGGTGCGCCGCCGGACATCATCAATCGCCAGGGGCAGAACTGGGGCGTCGCCGCGTTCTCGCCGCAGGGGCTGCAACGGCACGGCTTTCGCGCCTACATCGAAATGCTGCAGGCCAATCTGGCGCACGCCGGCGGTATCCGCATCGACCACGTGATGGGGCTGCAGCGCCTGTGGGTGATCCCGCAGGGCGGCGAGGCGCAGCACGGCGCCTACCTGCGCTATCCGCTGGATGACCTGCTGCGCCTGTTGGCGCTGGAGTCGCACCGCCACCGCGCCCTGGTCATAGGCGAGGACCTGGGCACCGTCCCCGACGGGCTGCGCGAGAAACTGGCGGCGCGCAACATACTCGGCACCCGCGTGCTGCTGTTCGAACAGCAGGACGGGCGCTTCATCCCACCGGCACAGTGGTCGCGCAATGCCCTGGCGACCACCACCACGCACGATCTGCCGACCATCAAGGGCTGGTTCGCCGGCCACGACATCGAATGGCGGGTGCGCGCCGGGCACGCCGATGAGCAGAGCCTGGAGCAGGACCATGCCGAGCGTGCCGGCGAACGGGTGGCGCTGCTGCAGGCGCTGGAACAGCGCGGCCCGCTCGGCGGCACCGATGATGACGCCTGCCTGCAGGCCTGCATCGACTACATCGGCAGCACGCCCTCGGCGCTCGCCCTGCTGCCGCTGGAAGACGCCTGCGCGCTGGAGCAGCAGCCCAACCTGCCCGGCCCCGGCGACCTGCACCCCAACTGGCGACGGTGCTACCCGCTGGCGGCCAACGAACTGCTGGAACAGCCGGCGACCCGCCGCCGTCTGGCCTGTCTGGATACGGCACGCCGGGAGGCAGGCGATGAGTGA
- a CDS encoding DUF4142 domain-containing protein: MNPLKPLAMLAVAAFALCAVTAIQAANETDSISTEDFVEEASAKGVAEIETAKLALEKSGNEKVKGFAQMMIDDHRRANQELAELAKRKDLDVSDDAELINQAKAMVLKLRGEGSFDKAYMNNQVVAHRQTIELFRRGVNVKDEEIAAFARETLPKLEQHLQRAEQINGELPEN; encoded by the coding sequence ATGAACCCATTGAAACCGCTTGCCATGCTGGCTGTAGCCGCATTCGCCCTGTGCGCCGTCACGGCCATTCAGGCTGCCAACGAGACTGATTCGATCAGCACCGAAGACTTCGTCGAGGAGGCGTCGGCCAAGGGGGTCGCCGAGATCGAGACGGCCAAACTGGCGCTGGAGAAGTCCGGCAACGAGAAGGTCAAAGGCTTCGCGCAGATGATGATCGACGATCACCGTCGGGCCAATCAGGAGCTGGCCGAGCTGGCCAAGCGCAAGGACCTGGACGTGTCCGACGATGCCGAGCTGATCAATCAGGCCAAGGCCATGGTGCTCAAGCTGCGCGGCGAAGGCAGCTTCGACAAGGCCTACATGAACAACCAGGTGGTGGCCCACCGCCAGACCATCGAGCTGTTCCGCCGCGGCGTGAACGTGAAGGACGAGGAAATCGCCGCCTTCGCCCGGGAAACCCTGCCCAAGCTGGAGCAGCACCTGCAGCGTGCCGAACAGATCAACGGCGAACTGCCGGAGAACTGA
- the treZ gene encoding malto-oligosyltrehalose trehalohydrolase, which produces MYSHGARPMADGRTRFALWAPSCRRVDLQLLDGSQHRLTPQDDGWFVLLLDCPAEASYRYLIDEQWTVPDPASRRQVDDVHGFSQVVDPQRYEWRHCDWHGRPWHEAVIYELHVGLFGGFQQVEEHLPHLVDLGVTALQLMPLAAFSGRRNWGYDGVLPFAPASCYGTPDELRRLVDSAHAFGLMVFVDVVYNHFGPDGNYLGLYARQFFHEERATPWGAAIDFGRPQVRDFFCENALMWLLDYRIDGLRLDAVHAIDDDGFLRELASRVRAAVPAQRHVHLVLENENNAAHLLRDGFDAQWNDDGHNTLHVLLTGEDESYYADYAQAPTRKLATCLEQGFVYQGQANRHGRPRGEPSADLPPHAFVLFLQNHDQVGNRAFGERLALLAEPDALKAATVLLLLCPMVPLLFMGEEWGCTRPFLFFTDYHDELANAVREGRRNEFAEFSRFSDAHSRETIADPNALASFLRSQPDLAPALEPQQRDWLAFYRGLLQVRRTRLQPGLQEARSLGAEVLGDAAVLARWRLGNGPTLSIALNLGAGAVHLPAPSAQAERLYTYRIEDADLRQEQLPARSVLVTLEPVQ; this is translated from the coding sequence ATGTACAGCCATGGCGCCCGGCCGATGGCCGATGGACGTACACGTTTCGCACTCTGGGCGCCCAGTTGCCGGCGCGTGGACCTGCAACTGCTGGACGGCAGTCAGCACCGGCTGACGCCCCAGGACGACGGCTGGTTCGTGCTGCTGCTCGATTGCCCAGCGGAAGCCAGTTACCGCTACCTGATCGACGAACAATGGACGGTGCCGGACCCTGCCTCGCGACGGCAGGTGGACGATGTGCACGGTTTCAGCCAGGTGGTGGACCCGCAGCGCTATGAATGGCGCCATTGCGACTGGCACGGCCGGCCCTGGCACGAGGCGGTGATCTACGAGCTGCACGTCGGCCTGTTCGGGGGCTTCCAGCAGGTCGAGGAGCATCTGCCGCACCTGGTCGACCTGGGCGTCACGGCGCTGCAGCTGATGCCGCTCGCCGCCTTTTCCGGCCGGCGCAACTGGGGTTACGACGGGGTGCTGCCCTTCGCGCCGGCGAGCTGCTACGGCACGCCGGATGAACTCAGGCGCCTGGTCGATAGCGCCCACGCCTTCGGCCTGATGGTCTTCGTCGACGTGGTCTACAACCACTTCGGCCCGGACGGCAATTACCTGGGGCTGTACGCCCGCCAGTTCTTCCACGAGGAGCGTGCCACGCCCTGGGGCGCTGCCATCGATTTCGGCCGGCCGCAGGTACGCGATTTCTTCTGCGAGAACGCCCTGATGTGGCTGCTCGACTATCGCATCGATGGCCTGCGTCTGGACGCGGTACACGCCATCGACGACGACGGCTTTCTCCGCGAGCTGGCCTCGCGCGTGCGCGCCGCGGTACCGGCGCAGCGCCACGTGCACCTGGTGCTGGAGAACGAGAACAACGCCGCGCATCTGCTGCGCGACGGTTTCGATGCGCAGTGGAACGACGACGGCCACAACACCCTGCACGTGCTGCTCACCGGCGAGGACGAGAGCTACTACGCCGACTACGCCCAGGCGCCGACGCGCAAGCTGGCCACCTGTCTGGAGCAGGGTTTCGTCTATCAGGGCCAGGCCAATCGCCACGGCCGCCCGCGTGGCGAGCCCAGCGCCGACCTGCCGCCGCATGCCTTCGTGCTGTTTCTGCAGAACCACGACCAGGTCGGCAACCGCGCCTTCGGCGAACGCCTGGCGCTGCTGGCCGAGCCCGATGCGCTGAAGGCGGCCACCGTGCTGCTGCTGCTCTGCCCCATGGTGCCGCTGCTGTTCATGGGCGAGGAATGGGGCTGCACGAGGCCGTTCCTGTTCTTCACCGACTATCACGACGAGCTGGCCAATGCGGTGCGCGAGGGCCGGCGCAACGAGTTCGCCGAATTCTCCCGCTTCAGCGACGCCCATAGCCGCGAGACCATCGCCGATCCCAACGCGTTGGCCAGCTTCCTGCGTTCGCAGCCGGATCTGGCACCGGCGCTGGAGCCGCAGCAGCGCGACTGGCTGGCCTTCTACCGCGGTCTGCTGCAGGTGCGCCGCACGCGTCTGCAGCCGGGTCTGCAGGAGGCACGCAGCCTCGGCGCAGAGGTACTGGGCGACGCGGCCGTGCTGGCGCGCTGGCGGCTCGGCAACGGGCCGACGCTGAGCATCGCGCTGAACCTGGGCGCGGGCGCGGTGCATCTGCCGGCCCCGAGCGCGCAGGCCGAGCGGCTGTACACCTACCGCATCGAGGATGCCGACCTACGTCAGGAGCAACTGCCGGCGCGCAGTGTCCTGGTCACCCTGGAGCCCGTGCAATGA